A stretch of the bacterium genome encodes the following:
- a CDS encoding PorV/PorQ family protein has translation MRRIGVFFMMMVCLSPQVFAGGPGTTSANFLKAGQGVRPIAMGETYTALGDGLDTLYWNPAGLVQMKAPSASFAHSFWFQDIGTEYLAYGMPLGPLGAIGGGVTILHAGAVTETLEDEFGNYTGTGTELYPMSFALVGTYAQKLNRVVPTADPLLKNMLIGASLRLVTESLDDVSVFGGALDLGAVWRQTEEITIKQIDTAHGIAKVLQDKVMVRDSGWRAGFVAQNLGVTTDELMPMNFRFGGGYIAQDLFTVGGKATAALDVLIPIDNDIKISIGTEYAYVTAHTQMSARVGYKIGPEIQDLDALSGLTSGIGFSIQSGIILYQLDYAFVPYGELGITHRASLTLTFFPQENAVSTAVKNRQAIPPSLSAPVTPGMIVSPFGGAVSGSSEGND, from the coding sequence ATGCGACGAATCGGAGTTTTTTTTATGATGATGGTTTGCCTGTCACCTCAGGTATTTGCCGGAGGACCGGGAACCACGAGTGCTAATTTTCTAAAGGCGGGTCAGGGTGTACGGCCGATTGCCATGGGGGAAACCTATACCGCTTTGGGTGACGGCTTGGATACCTTGTATTGGAATCCAGCCGGTCTGGTCCAGATGAAGGCGCCCTCAGCTTCTTTTGCGCATAGCTTTTGGTTCCAGGATATCGGTACCGAATATCTGGCGTATGGTATGCCGTTGGGGCCGCTCGGCGCTATTGGCGGCGGGGTTACAATTTTACATGCCGGGGCCGTTACCGAGACACTGGAAGATGAGTTTGGCAATTACACGGGAACCGGGACTGAATTGTATCCCATGAGTTTTGCTTTGGTGGGAACGTACGCACAGAAGCTTAACCGGGTTGTTCCGACAGCAGACCCTTTGTTGAAAAACATGTTGATTGGTGCCAGTCTGCGGCTGGTTACCGAGAGTTTGGATGATGTTAGTGTTTTCGGGGGTGCACTTGATTTGGGTGCGGTCTGGCGTCAGACTGAGGAAATTACGATCAAACAAATTGACACGGCCCATGGTATTGCAAAGGTACTTCAGGATAAAGTAATGGTTCGGGACAGCGGCTGGCGTGCCGGGTTTGTTGCTCAAAATCTCGGTGTCACAACCGATGAATTGATGCCTATGAATTTTCGTTTTGGCGGCGGCTATATTGCGCAGGACCTTTTTACAGTCGGTGGCAAGGCGACGGCTGCGCTGGATGTGCTTATTCCCATTGATAATGATATTAAAATATCCATCGGCACGGAGTATGCGTATGTCACGGCGCATACTCAGATGTCCGCGCGTGTGGGGTATAAAATAGGTCCGGAGATTCAGGATTTGGATGCCTTATCAGGGTTGACCTCGGGGATTGGCTTTTCTATTCAGTCAGGCATTATTTTGTATCAATTGGATTATGCGTTTGTTCCTTATGGAGAATTGGGAATTACCCACCGGGCCTCGTTGACACTGACTTTTTTTCCGCAGGAAAATGCGGTTTCAACGGCAGTGAAAAACAGGCAAGCCATACCACCGTCTTTATCCGCGCCGGTGACACCGGGGATGATTGTCTCTCCGTTTGGTGGCGCGGTCTCAGGTTCGTCCGAAGGGAACGATTAG